One segment of Solanum lycopersicum chromosome 1, SLM_r2.1 DNA contains the following:
- the LOC101246372 gene encoding protein ADP-ribosyltransferase PARP3-like isoform X4 produces the protein MKVHETRSQAHSTSEERKVMRKQQAESNSQETASHKKAKTDDEEEGVVHEDGIRAEFEKFCKTITEHLSVKQMREILEANGQYSKGEDDAVVPRCQDVMFYGPLDNCPICGGKLECSGDGYHCVGDYSEWSSCIYSTKEPPRREESLKLPESVESTPISDLIKKRGNPNKSRPRKEISSPKKPFDGMVVSLAGRLTRKHQYWKSKIEKFGGEVNNSITGVACVVVSPAERDRGGSSKVAEALEKGIPVVREAWLSDSIEKEEAQSLDAYDIASDIAVEGKGIPLDKMDPSAEALETVTAELKVYGKRGVHKDSKMQDEGARILEKDGLLYNCALSICNQKKKLNDFCIMQLVMSSENRLHMYLRRGRNGDSLRADDKLEEWENVDYAIKEFARLFEEMTGNEFEHWEREKKIHKKHHKFYPIDIDDGIEVRHGALGLRQLGSAAAHSKLDSVVANFMKVLCSQEIYRYALMELVHDSPEIPIGMLTNFHLRRCEEILLHFVEKIKSMKETGPEAEGVWHEFSQMWFTLMPSTRPFTFRDYTDLAEHAASAYETIRDINFASRIIEDMSGSTLDDPLFECYKKLRCSVSPLEKESDDYKMIVNYLEKTYEPVQVGDMSYGISVENIFAVEASACPSLDEIKGLPNKVLLWCGTRSSNLLRHLQKGFLPSVCSLPVSGYMFGRAIVCTDAAAEAARYGFTAVDRPESFLVLAVASLGDEIKEFPSPPEDTRALEEKKIGVKGLGRKKTNEKEHFVWKDDIKVPCGKLIPSEHKDSVLEYNEYAVYDPQQVSIRYLVAVKFDEQDVVYDTAEPEPEQ, from the exons ATGAAG GTTCATGAGACCCGATCTCAAGCTCACTCGACAAGCGAAGAGAGAAAGGTGATGAGGAAGCAGCAGGCAGAGAGCAACAGCCAAGAGACAGCCTCACACAAAAAAGCAAAAACTGACGACGAAGAAGAAGGCGTTGTCCACGAAGATGGAATCAGAGCCGAGTTTGAGAAATTCTGTAAAACTATAACCGAACATCTCTCCGTCAAGCAAATGCGCGAAATCCTTGAAGCAAATGGCCAGTATTCTAAAGGTGAAGATGATGCTGTTGTTCCTAGATG TCAAGACGTAATGTTCTACGGGCCTCTAGACAATTGTCCTATATGTGGTGGCAAGTTGGAATGCTCTGGCGATGGTTATCATTGCGTCGGAGATTATAGTGAGTGGTCAAGTTGTATTTACAGCACGAAGGAACCACCAAGAAGAGAAGAGTCTCTCAAACTCCCTGAATCTGTTGAAAGTACTCCAATATCTGAT CTGATCAAGAAACGTGGAAATCCTAACAAGAGTCGCCCCCGAAAGGAAATATCTTCCCCAAAGAAGCCATTTGATGGAATGGTGGTATCTCTAGCTGGTCGTCTTACTCGAAAACAC CAATACTGGAAATCGAAAATCGAGAAATTTGGTGGAGAAGTGAACAACTCTATCACTG GGGTTGCTTGTGTAGTAGTTTCTCCCGCTGAACGTGATCGTGGTGGCTCATCCAAAGTAGCTGAAGCTTT GGAGAAGGGTATACCAGTAGTGAGGGAGGCTTGGTTGAGTGATAgtatagaaaaagaagaagctcAGTCTTTAGATGCATACGACATCGCCAGTGACATTGCTGTAGAAGGTAAAGGTATTCCCCTTGATAAGATGGATCCAAGTGCAGAGGCACTCGAAACCGTAACAGCCGAG CTTAAAGTGTACGGAAAAAGAGGGGTACACAAAGATAGTAAGATGCAGGACGAAGGCGCAAGAATATTGGAGAAAGATGGCTTATTGTATAATTGTGCGCTGTCTATTTgcaaccaaaagaaaaaactcAACGA CTTCTGTATTATGCAACTTGTCATGTCATCGGAGAATCGTTTGCATATGTATCTTAGAAGGGGCAGAAATGGTGATAGTTTAAGAGCAGATGACAAGTTAGAGGAGTGGGAAAATGTCGATTATGCGATTAAGGAGTTTGCTAGGCTCTTTGAAGAGATGACTGGAAACGAGTTCGAACACTGGGAAAGGGAAAAGAAGATTCACAAAAAGCATCACAAGTTCTACCCTATTGATATC GATGACGGAATAGAGGTTAGGCATGGAGCGCTTGGCCTAAGGCAACTTGGTTCTGCTGCTGCACATAGTAAGCTTGATTCGGTAGTGGCAAATTTCATGAAAGTCCTTTGTAGCCAAGAGATATACAG GTATGCTTTAATGGAGCTGGTGCACGATTCACCGGAAATTCCTATAGGGATGCTTACTAATTTTCATTTGAGAAGAT GTGAAGAAATTCTCCTACACTTCGTGGAGAAGATAAAATCAATGAAGGAAACAGGACCGGAAGCAGAGGGTGTCTGGCACGAGTTCAGTCAAATGTGGTTCACTCTCATGCCATCTACGAGGCCTTTTACTTTCAGAGATTATACCGATCTCGCCGAGCAT GCTGCTTCTGCTTATGAAACTATCCGCGACATCAACTTTGCCTCGCGTATTATAGAAGACATGTCTGGATCTACGCTCGATGATCCTCTCTTTGAGTGTTACAAGAAACTCCGCTGTTCAGTTTCTCCCTTGGAGAAAGAATCTGATGACTACAAAATGATAGTGAACTACTTGGAGAAAACTTACGAGCCGGTCCAAGTTGGAGATATG AGCTACGGCATATCGGTTGAGAATATATTTGCTGTTGAAGCTAGTGCTTGCCCTTCCCTTGATGAGATCAAGGGATTACCAAACAAAGTTCTTCTCTGGTGTG GTACGAGGAGTTCAAATCTTTTGAGGCACCTGCAGAAAGGTTTCTTGCCTTCAGTTTGTTCACTTCCCGTATCGGGATACATG TTTGGAAGAGCCATTGTTTGCACGGATGCAGCAGCAGAAGCAGCAAGATATGGTTTCACAGCTGTAGATAGGCCAGAAAGTTTCTTGGTTTTAGCCGTTGCTTCACTCGGTGATGAAATTAAGGAGTTTCCGAGTCCTCCCGAG GATACTCGGGCATTGGAAGAGAAGAAAATCGGAGTAAAAGGACTTGGAAGGAAGAAAACCAACGAGAAAGAACATTTTGTCTGGAAGGATGATATTAAGGTACCATGCGGTAAGCTGATTCCATCGGAGCACAAGGATAGTGTCCTCGAGTATAACGAATATGCCGTCTATGATCCACAGCAG GTGAGTATAAGGTACTTGGTGGCGGTAAAATTCGACGAGCAGGATGTAGTATACGACACAGCTGAACCCGAACCCGAGCAATAA
- the LOC101246372 gene encoding protein ADP-ribosyltransferase PARP3-like isoform X5 codes for MRKQQAESNSQETASHKKAKTDDEEEGVVHEDGIRAEFEKFCKTITEHLSVKQMREILEANGQYSKGEDDAVVPRCQDVMFYGPLDNCPICGGKLECSGDGYHCVGDYSEWSSCIYSTKEPPRREESLKLPESVESTPISDLIKKRGNPNKSRPRKEISSPKKPFDGMVVSLAGRLTRKHQYWKSKIEKFGGEVNNSITGVACVVVSPAERDRGGSSKVAEALEKGIPVVREAWLSDSIEKEEAQSLDAYDIASDIAVEGKGIPLDKMDPSAEALETVTAELKVYGKRGVHKDSKMQDEGARILEKDGLLYNCALSICNQKKKLNDFCIMQLVMSSENRLHMYLRRGRNGDSLRADDKLEEWENVDYAIKEFARLFEEMTGNEFEHWEREKKIHKKHHKFYPIDIDDGIEVRHGALGLRQLGSAAAHSKLDSVVANFMKVLCSQEIYRYALMELVHDSPEIPIGMLTNFHLRRCEEILLHFVEKIKSMKETGPEAEGVWHEFSQMWFTLMPSTRPFTFRDYTDLAEHAASAYETIRDINFASRIIEDMSGSTLDDPLFECYKKLRCSVSPLEKESDDYKMIVNYLEKTYEPVQVGDMSYGISVENIFAVEASACPSLDEIKGLPNKVLLWCGTRSSNLLRHLQKGFLPSVCSLPVSGYMFGRAIVCTDAAAEAARYGFTAVDRPESFLVLAVASLGDEIKEFPSPPEDTRALEEKKIGVKGLGRKKTNEKEHFVWKDDIKVPCGKLIPSEHKDSVLEYNEYAVYDPQQVSIRYLVAVKFDEQDVVYDTAEPEPEQ; via the exons ATGAGGAAGCAGCAGGCAGAGAGCAACAGCCAAGAGACAGCCTCACACAAAAAAGCAAAAACTGACGACGAAGAAGAAGGCGTTGTCCACGAAGATGGAATCAGAGCCGAGTTTGAGAAATTCTGTAAAACTATAACCGAACATCTCTCCGTCAAGCAAATGCGCGAAATCCTTGAAGCAAATGGCCAGTATTCTAAAGGTGAAGATGATGCTGTTGTTCCTAGATG TCAAGACGTAATGTTCTACGGGCCTCTAGACAATTGTCCTATATGTGGTGGCAAGTTGGAATGCTCTGGCGATGGTTATCATTGCGTCGGAGATTATAGTGAGTGGTCAAGTTGTATTTACAGCACGAAGGAACCACCAAGAAGAGAAGAGTCTCTCAAACTCCCTGAATCTGTTGAAAGTACTCCAATATCTGAT CTGATCAAGAAACGTGGAAATCCTAACAAGAGTCGCCCCCGAAAGGAAATATCTTCCCCAAAGAAGCCATTTGATGGAATGGTGGTATCTCTAGCTGGTCGTCTTACTCGAAAACAC CAATACTGGAAATCGAAAATCGAGAAATTTGGTGGAGAAGTGAACAACTCTATCACTG GGGTTGCTTGTGTAGTAGTTTCTCCCGCTGAACGTGATCGTGGTGGCTCATCCAAAGTAGCTGAAGCTTT GGAGAAGGGTATACCAGTAGTGAGGGAGGCTTGGTTGAGTGATAgtatagaaaaagaagaagctcAGTCTTTAGATGCATACGACATCGCCAGTGACATTGCTGTAGAAGGTAAAGGTATTCCCCTTGATAAGATGGATCCAAGTGCAGAGGCACTCGAAACCGTAACAGCCGAG CTTAAAGTGTACGGAAAAAGAGGGGTACACAAAGATAGTAAGATGCAGGACGAAGGCGCAAGAATATTGGAGAAAGATGGCTTATTGTATAATTGTGCGCTGTCTATTTgcaaccaaaagaaaaaactcAACGA CTTCTGTATTATGCAACTTGTCATGTCATCGGAGAATCGTTTGCATATGTATCTTAGAAGGGGCAGAAATGGTGATAGTTTAAGAGCAGATGACAAGTTAGAGGAGTGGGAAAATGTCGATTATGCGATTAAGGAGTTTGCTAGGCTCTTTGAAGAGATGACTGGAAACGAGTTCGAACACTGGGAAAGGGAAAAGAAGATTCACAAAAAGCATCACAAGTTCTACCCTATTGATATC GATGACGGAATAGAGGTTAGGCATGGAGCGCTTGGCCTAAGGCAACTTGGTTCTGCTGCTGCACATAGTAAGCTTGATTCGGTAGTGGCAAATTTCATGAAAGTCCTTTGTAGCCAAGAGATATACAG GTATGCTTTAATGGAGCTGGTGCACGATTCACCGGAAATTCCTATAGGGATGCTTACTAATTTTCATTTGAGAAGAT GTGAAGAAATTCTCCTACACTTCGTGGAGAAGATAAAATCAATGAAGGAAACAGGACCGGAAGCAGAGGGTGTCTGGCACGAGTTCAGTCAAATGTGGTTCACTCTCATGCCATCTACGAGGCCTTTTACTTTCAGAGATTATACCGATCTCGCCGAGCAT GCTGCTTCTGCTTATGAAACTATCCGCGACATCAACTTTGCCTCGCGTATTATAGAAGACATGTCTGGATCTACGCTCGATGATCCTCTCTTTGAGTGTTACAAGAAACTCCGCTGTTCAGTTTCTCCCTTGGAGAAAGAATCTGATGACTACAAAATGATAGTGAACTACTTGGAGAAAACTTACGAGCCGGTCCAAGTTGGAGATATG AGCTACGGCATATCGGTTGAGAATATATTTGCTGTTGAAGCTAGTGCTTGCCCTTCCCTTGATGAGATCAAGGGATTACCAAACAAAGTTCTTCTCTGGTGTG GTACGAGGAGTTCAAATCTTTTGAGGCACCTGCAGAAAGGTTTCTTGCCTTCAGTTTGTTCACTTCCCGTATCGGGATACATG TTTGGAAGAGCCATTGTTTGCACGGATGCAGCAGCAGAAGCAGCAAGATATGGTTTCACAGCTGTAGATAGGCCAGAAAGTTTCTTGGTTTTAGCCGTTGCTTCACTCGGTGATGAAATTAAGGAGTTTCCGAGTCCTCCCGAG GATACTCGGGCATTGGAAGAGAAGAAAATCGGAGTAAAAGGACTTGGAAGGAAGAAAACCAACGAGAAAGAACATTTTGTCTGGAAGGATGATATTAAGGTACCATGCGGTAAGCTGATTCCATCGGAGCACAAGGATAGTGTCCTCGAGTATAACGAATATGCCGTCTATGATCCACAGCAG GTGAGTATAAGGTACTTGGTGGCGGTAAAATTCGACGAGCAGGATGTAGTATACGACACAGCTGAACCCGAACCCGAGCAATAA
- the LOC101246372 gene encoding protein ADP-ribosyltransferase PARP3-like isoform X2 yields MDGWTPCKTKKESPRKKFDSATQFMQVKVHETRSQAHSTSEERKVMRKQQAESNSQETASHKKAKTDDEEEGVVHEDGIRAEFEKFCKTITEHLSVKQMREILEANGQYSKGEDDAVVPRCQDVMFYGPLDNCPICGGKLECSGDGYHCVGDYSEWSSCIYSTKEPPRREESLKLPESVESTPISDLIKKRGNPNKSRPRKEISSPKKPFDGMVVSLAGRLTRKHQYWKSKIEKFGGEVNNSITGVACVVVSPAERDRGGSSKVAEALEKGIPVVREAWLSDSIEKEEAQSLDAYDIASDIAVEGKGIPLDKMDPSAEALETVTAELKVYGKRGVHKDSKMQDEGARILEKDGLLYNCALSICNQKKKLNDFCIMQLVMSSENRLHMYLRRGRNGDSLRADDKLEEWENVDYAIKEFARLFEEMTGNEFEHWEREKKIHKKHHKFYPIDIDDGIEVRHGALGLRQLGSAAAHSKLDSVVANFMKVLCSQEIYRYALMELVHDSPEIPIGMLTNFHLRRCEEILLHFVEKIKSMKETGPEAEGVWHEFSQMWFTLMPSTRPFTFRDYTDLAEHAASAYETIRDINFASRIIEDMSGSTLDDPLFECYKKLRCSVSPLEKESDDYKMIVNYLEKTYEPVQVGDMSYGISVENIFAVEASACPSLDEIKGLPNKVLLWCGTRSSNLLRHLQKGFLPSVCSLPVSGYMFGRAIVCTDAAAEAARYGFTAVDRPESFLVLAVASLGDEIKEFPSPPEDTRALEEKKIGVKGLGRKKTNEKEHFVWKDDIKVPCGKLIPSEHKDSVLEYNEYAVYDPQQVSIRYLVAVKFDEQDVVYDTAEPEPEQ; encoded by the exons AtggatgggtggactccttgtAAAACTAAGAAAGAAAG TCCTCGGAAAAAATTTGACTCCGCTACTCAATTTATGCAAGTGAAGGTTCATGAGACCCGATCTCAAGCTCACTCGACAAGCGAAGAGAGAAAGGTGATGAGGAAGCAGCAGGCAGAGAGCAACAGCCAAGAGACAGCCTCACACAAAAAAGCAAAAACTGACGACGAAGAAGAAGGCGTTGTCCACGAAGATGGAATCAGAGCCGAGTTTGAGAAATTCTGTAAAACTATAACCGAACATCTCTCCGTCAAGCAAATGCGCGAAATCCTTGAAGCAAATGGCCAGTATTCTAAAGGTGAAGATGATGCTGTTGTTCCTAGATG TCAAGACGTAATGTTCTACGGGCCTCTAGACAATTGTCCTATATGTGGTGGCAAGTTGGAATGCTCTGGCGATGGTTATCATTGCGTCGGAGATTATAGTGAGTGGTCAAGTTGTATTTACAGCACGAAGGAACCACCAAGAAGAGAAGAGTCTCTCAAACTCCCTGAATCTGTTGAAAGTACTCCAATATCTGAT CTGATCAAGAAACGTGGAAATCCTAACAAGAGTCGCCCCCGAAAGGAAATATCTTCCCCAAAGAAGCCATTTGATGGAATGGTGGTATCTCTAGCTGGTCGTCTTACTCGAAAACAC CAATACTGGAAATCGAAAATCGAGAAATTTGGTGGAGAAGTGAACAACTCTATCACTG GGGTTGCTTGTGTAGTAGTTTCTCCCGCTGAACGTGATCGTGGTGGCTCATCCAAAGTAGCTGAAGCTTT GGAGAAGGGTATACCAGTAGTGAGGGAGGCTTGGTTGAGTGATAgtatagaaaaagaagaagctcAGTCTTTAGATGCATACGACATCGCCAGTGACATTGCTGTAGAAGGTAAAGGTATTCCCCTTGATAAGATGGATCCAAGTGCAGAGGCACTCGAAACCGTAACAGCCGAG CTTAAAGTGTACGGAAAAAGAGGGGTACACAAAGATAGTAAGATGCAGGACGAAGGCGCAAGAATATTGGAGAAAGATGGCTTATTGTATAATTGTGCGCTGTCTATTTgcaaccaaaagaaaaaactcAACGA CTTCTGTATTATGCAACTTGTCATGTCATCGGAGAATCGTTTGCATATGTATCTTAGAAGGGGCAGAAATGGTGATAGTTTAAGAGCAGATGACAAGTTAGAGGAGTGGGAAAATGTCGATTATGCGATTAAGGAGTTTGCTAGGCTCTTTGAAGAGATGACTGGAAACGAGTTCGAACACTGGGAAAGGGAAAAGAAGATTCACAAAAAGCATCACAAGTTCTACCCTATTGATATC GATGACGGAATAGAGGTTAGGCATGGAGCGCTTGGCCTAAGGCAACTTGGTTCTGCTGCTGCACATAGTAAGCTTGATTCGGTAGTGGCAAATTTCATGAAAGTCCTTTGTAGCCAAGAGATATACAG GTATGCTTTAATGGAGCTGGTGCACGATTCACCGGAAATTCCTATAGGGATGCTTACTAATTTTCATTTGAGAAGAT GTGAAGAAATTCTCCTACACTTCGTGGAGAAGATAAAATCAATGAAGGAAACAGGACCGGAAGCAGAGGGTGTCTGGCACGAGTTCAGTCAAATGTGGTTCACTCTCATGCCATCTACGAGGCCTTTTACTTTCAGAGATTATACCGATCTCGCCGAGCAT GCTGCTTCTGCTTATGAAACTATCCGCGACATCAACTTTGCCTCGCGTATTATAGAAGACATGTCTGGATCTACGCTCGATGATCCTCTCTTTGAGTGTTACAAGAAACTCCGCTGTTCAGTTTCTCCCTTGGAGAAAGAATCTGATGACTACAAAATGATAGTGAACTACTTGGAGAAAACTTACGAGCCGGTCCAAGTTGGAGATATG AGCTACGGCATATCGGTTGAGAATATATTTGCTGTTGAAGCTAGTGCTTGCCCTTCCCTTGATGAGATCAAGGGATTACCAAACAAAGTTCTTCTCTGGTGTG GTACGAGGAGTTCAAATCTTTTGAGGCACCTGCAGAAAGGTTTCTTGCCTTCAGTTTGTTCACTTCCCGTATCGGGATACATG TTTGGAAGAGCCATTGTTTGCACGGATGCAGCAGCAGAAGCAGCAAGATATGGTTTCACAGCTGTAGATAGGCCAGAAAGTTTCTTGGTTTTAGCCGTTGCTTCACTCGGTGATGAAATTAAGGAGTTTCCGAGTCCTCCCGAG GATACTCGGGCATTGGAAGAGAAGAAAATCGGAGTAAAAGGACTTGGAAGGAAGAAAACCAACGAGAAAGAACATTTTGTCTGGAAGGATGATATTAAGGTACCATGCGGTAAGCTGATTCCATCGGAGCACAAGGATAGTGTCCTCGAGTATAACGAATATGCCGTCTATGATCCACAGCAG GTGAGTATAAGGTACTTGGTGGCGGTAAAATTCGACGAGCAGGATGTAGTATACGACACAGCTGAACCCGAACCCGAGCAATAA
- the LOC101246372 gene encoding protein ADP-ribosyltransferase PARP3-like isoform X1 has translation MDGWTPCKTKKERAGPLSLDFWIAKIKIVRITISEDPRKKFDSATQFMQVKVHETRSQAHSTSEERKVMRKQQAESNSQETASHKKAKTDDEEEGVVHEDGIRAEFEKFCKTITEHLSVKQMREILEANGQYSKGEDDAVVPRCQDVMFYGPLDNCPICGGKLECSGDGYHCVGDYSEWSSCIYSTKEPPRREESLKLPESVESTPISDLIKKRGNPNKSRPRKEISSPKKPFDGMVVSLAGRLTRKHQYWKSKIEKFGGEVNNSITGVACVVVSPAERDRGGSSKVAEALEKGIPVVREAWLSDSIEKEEAQSLDAYDIASDIAVEGKGIPLDKMDPSAEALETVTAELKVYGKRGVHKDSKMQDEGARILEKDGLLYNCALSICNQKKKLNDFCIMQLVMSSENRLHMYLRRGRNGDSLRADDKLEEWENVDYAIKEFARLFEEMTGNEFEHWEREKKIHKKHHKFYPIDIDDGIEVRHGALGLRQLGSAAAHSKLDSVVANFMKVLCSQEIYRYALMELVHDSPEIPIGMLTNFHLRRCEEILLHFVEKIKSMKETGPEAEGVWHEFSQMWFTLMPSTRPFTFRDYTDLAEHAASAYETIRDINFASRIIEDMSGSTLDDPLFECYKKLRCSVSPLEKESDDYKMIVNYLEKTYEPVQVGDMSYGISVENIFAVEASACPSLDEIKGLPNKVLLWCGTRSSNLLRHLQKGFLPSVCSLPVSGYMFGRAIVCTDAAAEAARYGFTAVDRPESFLVLAVASLGDEIKEFPSPPEDTRALEEKKIGVKGLGRKKTNEKEHFVWKDDIKVPCGKLIPSEHKDSVLEYNEYAVYDPQQVSIRYLVAVKFDEQDVVYDTAEPEPEQ, from the exons AtggatgggtggactccttgtAAAACTAAGAAAGAAAG agcagggccTCTCTCACTCGATTTTTGGATtgccaaaatcaaaattgtcaGAATCACCATCTCAGAAGA TCCTCGGAAAAAATTTGACTCCGCTACTCAATTTATGCAAGTGAAGGTTCATGAGACCCGATCTCAAGCTCACTCGACAAGCGAAGAGAGAAAGGTGATGAGGAAGCAGCAGGCAGAGAGCAACAGCCAAGAGACAGCCTCACACAAAAAAGCAAAAACTGACGACGAAGAAGAAGGCGTTGTCCACGAAGATGGAATCAGAGCCGAGTTTGAGAAATTCTGTAAAACTATAACCGAACATCTCTCCGTCAAGCAAATGCGCGAAATCCTTGAAGCAAATGGCCAGTATTCTAAAGGTGAAGATGATGCTGTTGTTCCTAGATG TCAAGACGTAATGTTCTACGGGCCTCTAGACAATTGTCCTATATGTGGTGGCAAGTTGGAATGCTCTGGCGATGGTTATCATTGCGTCGGAGATTATAGTGAGTGGTCAAGTTGTATTTACAGCACGAAGGAACCACCAAGAAGAGAAGAGTCTCTCAAACTCCCTGAATCTGTTGAAAGTACTCCAATATCTGAT CTGATCAAGAAACGTGGAAATCCTAACAAGAGTCGCCCCCGAAAGGAAATATCTTCCCCAAAGAAGCCATTTGATGGAATGGTGGTATCTCTAGCTGGTCGTCTTACTCGAAAACAC CAATACTGGAAATCGAAAATCGAGAAATTTGGTGGAGAAGTGAACAACTCTATCACTG GGGTTGCTTGTGTAGTAGTTTCTCCCGCTGAACGTGATCGTGGTGGCTCATCCAAAGTAGCTGAAGCTTT GGAGAAGGGTATACCAGTAGTGAGGGAGGCTTGGTTGAGTGATAgtatagaaaaagaagaagctcAGTCTTTAGATGCATACGACATCGCCAGTGACATTGCTGTAGAAGGTAAAGGTATTCCCCTTGATAAGATGGATCCAAGTGCAGAGGCACTCGAAACCGTAACAGCCGAG CTTAAAGTGTACGGAAAAAGAGGGGTACACAAAGATAGTAAGATGCAGGACGAAGGCGCAAGAATATTGGAGAAAGATGGCTTATTGTATAATTGTGCGCTGTCTATTTgcaaccaaaagaaaaaactcAACGA CTTCTGTATTATGCAACTTGTCATGTCATCGGAGAATCGTTTGCATATGTATCTTAGAAGGGGCAGAAATGGTGATAGTTTAAGAGCAGATGACAAGTTAGAGGAGTGGGAAAATGTCGATTATGCGATTAAGGAGTTTGCTAGGCTCTTTGAAGAGATGACTGGAAACGAGTTCGAACACTGGGAAAGGGAAAAGAAGATTCACAAAAAGCATCACAAGTTCTACCCTATTGATATC GATGACGGAATAGAGGTTAGGCATGGAGCGCTTGGCCTAAGGCAACTTGGTTCTGCTGCTGCACATAGTAAGCTTGATTCGGTAGTGGCAAATTTCATGAAAGTCCTTTGTAGCCAAGAGATATACAG GTATGCTTTAATGGAGCTGGTGCACGATTCACCGGAAATTCCTATAGGGATGCTTACTAATTTTCATTTGAGAAGAT GTGAAGAAATTCTCCTACACTTCGTGGAGAAGATAAAATCAATGAAGGAAACAGGACCGGAAGCAGAGGGTGTCTGGCACGAGTTCAGTCAAATGTGGTTCACTCTCATGCCATCTACGAGGCCTTTTACTTTCAGAGATTATACCGATCTCGCCGAGCAT GCTGCTTCTGCTTATGAAACTATCCGCGACATCAACTTTGCCTCGCGTATTATAGAAGACATGTCTGGATCTACGCTCGATGATCCTCTCTTTGAGTGTTACAAGAAACTCCGCTGTTCAGTTTCTCCCTTGGAGAAAGAATCTGATGACTACAAAATGATAGTGAACTACTTGGAGAAAACTTACGAGCCGGTCCAAGTTGGAGATATG AGCTACGGCATATCGGTTGAGAATATATTTGCTGTTGAAGCTAGTGCTTGCCCTTCCCTTGATGAGATCAAGGGATTACCAAACAAAGTTCTTCTCTGGTGTG GTACGAGGAGTTCAAATCTTTTGAGGCACCTGCAGAAAGGTTTCTTGCCTTCAGTTTGTTCACTTCCCGTATCGGGATACATG TTTGGAAGAGCCATTGTTTGCACGGATGCAGCAGCAGAAGCAGCAAGATATGGTTTCACAGCTGTAGATAGGCCAGAAAGTTTCTTGGTTTTAGCCGTTGCTTCACTCGGTGATGAAATTAAGGAGTTTCCGAGTCCTCCCGAG GATACTCGGGCATTGGAAGAGAAGAAAATCGGAGTAAAAGGACTTGGAAGGAAGAAAACCAACGAGAAAGAACATTTTGTCTGGAAGGATGATATTAAGGTACCATGCGGTAAGCTGATTCCATCGGAGCACAAGGATAGTGTCCTCGAGTATAACGAATATGCCGTCTATGATCCACAGCAG GTGAGTATAAGGTACTTGGTGGCGGTAAAATTCGACGAGCAGGATGTAGTATACGACACAGCTGAACCCGAACCCGAGCAATAA